The Salvelinus sp. IW2-2015 unplaced genomic scaffold, ASM291031v2 Un_scaffold3183, whole genome shotgun sequence region TGGTCTGTTCTACTGTCACTGGGCTGTCAGTAACTGGGCTGCCTGTCTCTCCGAACCCGTCTGTGGTGGCCTTGTAAAGTCCAAATGTCATCAACCTGTCTGTTTTCTTTAGCTTGTCTGTCAGCTTCACCCTACCTATATGCtgagatctgtctgtctgccctagCCTGTCTCTCAGTCCTACTCTGTCTGTaaccacactgtctgtggttGGCTCATGGACTCCATATATCTCCCTGAGCTCCTGCTTATCTCTACTATCATATCCCTTGTTACCATAGCCGTTCTCAGCCCAATCATTAGGCTTATCGTAGCTCTTACTATTACCCCTTTCGTGGCGCGGCTGTGTAGCCCCTGTCCCAGGGTAggagacagagatgacagaggagGACGGTGTAGGGTAGGCCAGATCATTCACAGGGGGTTCTGATGCGTCTGTAGTAGGGTAGTCATAGTCCCCATCCTCAGTCATGTGCTCTGGTTTGAACAGGGGCAGGTGGTCCGAGGGAATAGGGGCATCTGGCGTGAACGGGGGGAGGTGTGGGCTGTTGGGTGGTGGTAGTTTTGGCCCGTTGAAAGGGTATGGAGGACGGTTGTAGGGGGGTACACCTGTCGcctgtgtctcctgtgtgttATAGGGGGGTACACCTATCGCCTGTGTGTTGTAGGGGGGTACACCTATCGcctgtgtctcctgtgtgttATAGGGGGGTATACCGTATCGCCTGTGTCTCCTTGTGTTATAGGGGGTACACCTATCGcctgtgtctcctgtgtgttATAGGGGGGTACACCTATCGcctgtgtcctctgtgtgttaTAGGGGGGTATAGcatgtctgttctctctcagtctctctcagtttGTCCTGTGTGTTATAGGGGGATATagcatgtctgtctctcttcgtctctcagTTTGTCCTGTGTGTTATAGGGGGATAtagcatgtctgtctctctcagtctctctcagtttGTCCTGTGTGTTATATGGGGATAAgcatgttctgtctctctcagtctctctcagtttGTCCTGTGTGTTATAGGGGGATAtagcatgtctgtctctctcagtctctctcagtttGTCCTGTGTGTTATAGGGGGGTAtagcatgtctgtctctctcagtctctctcagtttGTCCTGTGTGTTATAGGGGGATtagcatgtctgtctctctcagtctctctcagtttGTCCTGTGTGTATAGGGGATAtagcatgtctgtctctctcagtctctctcagtttGTCCTGTGTGTTATAGGGGGTTAtagcatgtctgtctctctcagtctcttctcAGTTTGTCCTGTGTGTTATAGGGGGTATAGcatgtctgtctctcagtctctctcagtttGTCCTGTGTGTTATAGGGGGATATAGcaatgtctttgtctctctcagtctctctcagtttGTCCTGTGTGTTATAGGGGGATAtagcatgtctgtctctctcagtctctctcagtgtgtCCTGTGTGAGGTCGGGATGGATAGGGGGATATGTAGGGCGTCTAGGGTGACCCTCCTGTATGGTGGCCAGCATGGGTTTGTGGGGGTCACCGGGGTTGCTGGGATCACAGTCTGGGACGGGGTTGCACATCAGCTGACCTCCGTCGGACGGACAGTGGCACGCCTGGAGGAACATCGTTAGAACCGTGTTAAAACATTAAACGTTACATCATTACTAGAACAACACTGGTGGAACTTATCGTCAGAACCTTGTTACAAACATTACTAGAACACACATGATAAGGGAACATCGTTTTGAACCTGTTACACATTACTAGAACCCATGGTGGAACATCATTAGAACCTTGTTACAACATTACTAGAACACCTGGTGGAACATCATTAGAACCTTGTTACAACATTCTAGAACACCTGGTGGAACATCATTAGAACCTTGTTACAACATTACTAGAACACCTGGTGGAACATCGATTAGAACCTTTTGTTTACAACATTACTAGAACACCTGGTGGAACATCATTAGAACCTTGTTACAACATTACTAGAACACCTGGTGGAACATCGTTAGAACCTTGTTAAAACATTACTAGAACACCTGGTGGAACATCGTTAGAGCcttgtgatgacattcatacaatgtttaagttAGGTTACACAGGACATTCCATGAAGACTCGATGCTTGGGTTTGACGCTATAAGcttatgcagatcctctcaagctctgtcaggttgaatggggagtgttgctgcacagctattttcaggtctctccagagatgttcgatcgggttcaagtccgggctctggctgggccactcaaggacagtggtgcttccacaaagtactgagtaaagggtttgaatacttatgtaaatatgatatttcagggttttttgtaatacatttgcaaaaattctaataaacaatttttgctttgtcattatgggttattgcgtgtagatcgatgaggggggaaaaatggtttaatacattttataataaggctgtaacgtaacaaaatatggaaaaagtcaaggggtctgaatactttccaaaggcactgaacaaaaatattaacacaacaatTTCATATCaagaaatcagtcaaatgaaatRaattcattaggccctaatctatggatttcacaYGACTGGGAATATTAatacgcatctgttggtcacagataccaataaaaacaaaatgtaggggtgttgatcagaaaaccagtcagtatctggtgtgaccatttgcctcctgcagcgcaacacatctccttgacatagagttgatcaggctgttgattgaggcctgtggaatgttgtcccactcctcttcaatggctgtgagaagttgctggatattggtgggaactggaccatgctgtcatacacgtcgatccagagcatcccaaacatgctccatggttgacatgtctggtgagtatacaggcctgggacattttcagcttctaggaaatgtgtacagatccttgcgacatggggctgtgcattgtcatactgaaacatgaggtgatgccgACGGatgaatgacacaacaatgggcctcaggatatcacgatatctctgtgcgatcaaattgccatcgaaaaaatgtaattatgttcattgtccgccaccatggggcactctgttcacaactttgacatcagcaaaccgctcggccAAACAGCCGTCGCAGTCTgcttggtacagttgaaaccgggattcacctgtgaagagcacatttctccaacataccagtggccattgaaggtgagcatttgccctctgaagtcagttacgatgccaaactgcagtcaggtcaagaccctggtaaggacaacgagcacacagatgagcttccatgAGACAGTTTCaggcagtttgtgcagaaattattcagttgtgcaaacccacagtgtcatcagctgtccgggtggctggtcttagacgatcccgcaggtgaagaaaccggatgtggaggtcctggctacacgtggtctgcggttgtgaggccggagggacgtactgcaaaatgttctaaaaCGACACTGGAGGCGGCTCTCTGGCAAAAGCttcggtggacattcctgcagtctgtgcatctgtgtaattctctctctcaaggctttattgtcatggggaacatatgtttacattgccaaagcaagtgaaatagacaaacaaaagtgaagtaaacaatttaaataaagaactgtaaacattacactcatttcaaatgtcatattatgtctatatacagtgctgtaatgatgtgcaaatagctaaagtacaaaatggaaaataaataaacataaatatgggttgtatttacaatggtgtttgttcttcactggttacccatttcttgtggcaacaggtcacacatcttgctgctgtgatggcacacatgTGGAACATTGTGAGAATGTTCTGTGCAACTTAAGTGAATATCCCAAGAATATTCTTGCAAAAACCCAGACAACTCCCATAAGTTAATGAAATGTTCTGGGTACCTTTAAAGTACTTAGACCAGCTGTTCTGTCAGCATTCTTATAACATTAAGGGAATGTCCTGTTGCCACATAACTTCAACATTGTATGAACGTCAGACATCAGGCGAATGatttatacaaacattctataatcatcagcacgattgggaactttcacagaacccaTTTTGTTTTGCTGGGAAGACATTGAGAATCTATTGATCGTTGGTTTGAGACCTAAACTATAGTTCACCACACCATCTCTGGAACGGCACCTAAAGACAGGCATTGTGCTAGAATAGCAGACAGGTAGCAGGtagcagacaggtagacagacagacttcACAGGTAAAGGTAGATAGACAGCCAATGTGCTAGAATAGCACAGGTAGCAGGTAGCAGACAGACTTCACAGGTAAAGGTAGAGAGAACAGACTGACCTCACAGGCAACAAGGTGAAAGGAGTGTCCGGCCTCGTACTTCTGGTTGTCATGGACACAGCCGATACGTTCGCAGGTGACACAGCCGTCAGCCGGCTCAGACACCTCGATGCAGTTGGCAGGGACGTCAGGACAGGGCATGAAGTGACAGCCAATCCGGCCGCCGCCTTCCGGGCACGAACACTCCGTACTCCCAAAGTCCACCAAGTAGGACTGCCCCTCGGGAACATTACCATTCTTAAAGCCGGCATGGACACAGTCGTAGTACTGGTAGCCCTCGCAGGTACAACCAGTCTGAACGCAGGTAGTACAGCAAGCCCCAGCTTCCAGACGCTCCTCAATACAGTTACTCAGATCAGGGCAGTCTACACCTGTACAGTCCTTCTGGCCCAGGCTACCACTTACACTCAGCAGGAGGAGGACAAGGGCACTCTGACATAATGTCTGTTCAACTGGTGGGGGACAGGCCATGATGACACCAGATGGATTGAAAGCTATGAGAGGGAAGATGTTTTTCACAGTGTTTTGAGGTTGGGCTTTGTAGTCCTCCTCAAGTATTCAGACACACTATCTTTGTTCTCAGGAATCACCACCACTCTACAGACGAAAAGAAGAggggacgacagagagagagaggggtggggaggaggagggaaaagagagtagagagagagagcagaggtggtgtgggaggagggagggggagggaggagggagggagggagggagaggaggagggagggaggagggagggagggagggagtacaacacaacaccaaacaTCTGGACTCATAGTTGAATTCTCAGGTTCTGTCTGTCCCATTTTTTCACTTACTGCTGGGTAGGGCGTGTCCAGAGACctgatattattattatgactACACCTACATGACAGAGGACACTTCTTCACTACTGCTGGGTGGACGGTCAGGAGACACTGATTTGATTATGACTTACACCCCTACACGACAGAGACACTTCTTTCACTGACTGCTGGGTGGACTTGGTCCAGAGACCGTTGATATTATTATGACTACACCCCTACACGACAGGACATTACAGGGACAGGTcccccagacctgggttcaaaatacTATTCAACCATCTGTCAGTTGTATTAgttcaccagacctgggttcaaatactattcaacaTCTGTCCAGTTTATTAgttcaccagacctgggttcaaattacTAATTCAAACATCTGTTCAGTTTATTAgttcaccagacctgggttcaaatactattcaacaTCTGTCCAGTTTATTAgttcaccagacctgggttcaaatactattcaacaTCTGTCCAGTTTATTAGTTcaccaaacctgggttcaaatactattcaacaTCTTTCTTTGAGCGTTTCCTCTAGACTGCCTGGTGTGCCAGATGTGGGCGGGGTTTACAGTTTCAGGACATTTCTATTGGTTCATCAAGCCAGGTAAACTGGAACAAGCACAGCTTGAGAATGCTatttaaaatgatgtcaaatagtATATGAACCCAGGTATGCTTCACCCAGTATGCCAGTAGGGTGACATGCATACAGACATACAGGCTCCCTACATCACTGCAGCTCTACAGTTATCAGGAGGAGGTCTGACATACAGGCTCCCTACATCACTGCAGCTCTATAGTTATCAGGAGGTCTGACATACAGGCCCCCTACATCACTGCAGCTCTATAGTTATCAAGAGGAGGTCTGACATACAGGCTCCCTACATCACTGCAGCTCTATAGTTATCAGGAGGAGGTCTGACATACAGGCCCCCTACATCACTGCAGCTCTATAGTTATCAGGAGGTCTGACATACAGGCTCCCTACATCACTGCAGCTCTAAAGTTATCAGGAGGTCTGACATACAGGCTCCCTACATCACTGCAGCTCTAAAGTTATCAGGAGGTCTGACATACAGGCTCCCTACATATCAGATTGACATTCATCTGCAAGGCCCACATCACCATGGCGATTTAGTCAAAGATGCCatctataatgaacaaaaatatatatctaagtcatttagcagacgctcttatccagagcgacttacaaaKtggaaagttcatacatattcatcctggtccccccgtggggaatgaacccacaaccctggcgttgcaagcgccatgctctaccaactgagccacacgggatctTGTGGGATATATGCAACATGTATcaaattcaaagattttactgaactACAGTTCATATACGggaggactcccgagtggcgcggcggtctgaggcactgcatctcagtgctagaggtgtcactacagaccctggttcaattccaggttTTATCACAGCGGACTAAGGCAcctcatctcagtgctagaaatgtcactacagactctggttcaattccaggctgtatcacagtggcCTGAGGCAcctcatctcagtgctagagatgtcactacagaccctggttcaattccaggctgtatcacaactggccgtgattgggatttCCATAGCACAATAggcacagcgtcgtccaggttagggtttggccagggtaggccgtcattgtaaataagaatttgttcttaactgacttgcctagttaaattaagttGAAatataaatcagtcaattgaaatacatttattaggcactaatctatggatttcacatgactgggaatacagatatgcatctgttggtcacagatacctttttaaaaaaggtaggggtgtggatcagaaaaccagtcagtatctgatgtgatcaccatttgcctcatgcagcacaacacatatccttcgcatagagttgatcaggctcttGATCGTGGCCTGTTGAATGTtttcccattcctcttcaatggttgtgcaaaGTTTCTAGATATTGGTGCTTACAGGAACATgatgtcgtacacatcgatccagagcatcccaaacatgctccaaGGGTGAcaagtctggtgagtatgcagtccatggaaaaactgggacatgttcagcttctaggaattgtgtccagatccttggAACATGGGGcggtgtattatcatgctgaaacatgaggcgatggcactgggcctcaggatctcgtgacRtcagaggacaaaaatcagttaaccacctaactgaggaactcaatttaaccttgcgcaataccctagatgcagttgcacccctaaaaacgaaaaacatttgtcataagaaactagctccctggtatacagaaaatacccgagctctgaagcaagcttccagaaaattggaacggaaatggcgccacaccaaactggaagtcttccgacgaGCTTGAAAGACAGACCGTGCAGTATCGGatccctcactgctgctcgatcatcctacttttccaacttaattgagaaaataagaacaatcccaaaatttatttttatactgttgcaaagctaactaaaaagcagcattccccaagagaggatggcttcacttcagcagtaaaaaATCATGAACTTcttttgaggaaaagatcatgatcattagaaagcaaattacggactcctctttaaatctgcgtattcctccagggcttagctgtcctggactgcacagctctgccagggcctgggatcgggagagacacttaagtgttttagtactatatctcttgacacaatgatgaaaataatcatctGGCCtgtaaaccttcaagctgcatactggatcctattaccaactaaactactgaagagcttgcttcatgtgcttggcccccCTATGTTTAACATaataacggctctctatccaccggatgtgtaccaaactcactaaagtgGCAGTAATAGAAGCCtcttcttgaaaaagccaaaccttgacccggaaaatataaaaaaaactatcggcctatatcgaatcttctatttcctctcaattttttttgaaaaagctgtttgcgcgagcaactcactgccttcctgaagacaaacaatgtataacgaaatgcttcagtctggttttagaccccatcatagcactgagactgcacttgtgaagtggtaaatgacctttaatggcgtcagacgaggctctgcatctgtcctcgtgctactagaccttagtgctgcctttgacaccatcgatcaccaactattcttttggagagactggaaacccaaattggtctacacggacaagttctggcctggtttagatcttatctgtcggaaagatatcagtttgtctctgtgaatggttttcctctgacaaatcaactgtacatttcggtgtccctcaaggttccgttttagagaccactattgttttcactatatattttacctcttggggatttattcgaaaacataatgttaactttcactgctatgcggatgacacacagctgtaatttcaatgaaacatggtgaagcaccCAAATTTGCCCTCGTAGGGAAAGCCTGTGTTtcaacataaggaagtggatgggctgaaaacgttctacttttaactcgaccaaaacagagatgcttgttctaggtcccaagaaacaaaagtcttctgttaaatctgacaattagaCTCTTGATGGTATGTAAAGCTCGTCTCAAATAGAAAACTGTGaaacctcggcgttactcttgaccctgatctctccttTTGACGAACATTCAAAGACGTttcaggacagctttttccatgcTACGTAACATTgccaaaattcagacattttctgtcAAAAGATGAGCAGAAAAATtaccatgcatttgttacttctaggttagacacCTGCCCAAGCTCTAACTTTTTTCCGggggctacccggataaagcactaaataaactttccagttattgtgctaaatacggctgctagaatcctggaCTAGAACCAAGAATATTTGATCATTTGATCATACTCTCAGTGcttagcttccctacactggcttcctgtttaggcaaggctgatttcacggttttactgttaacctattgaaaggttacatggcttgctcctacctatcttgcCGGTTGGGTCCCTGCCgttacatacctacacgtacgcacGGTCAAAGAACGCAGCCTCCTaatgtcctagaatttctaagcaaacagctggaggcagggctttctcctatagatctccatttttatggaacggtctgcctaccccatgtgagagacgagacttcgtctcaacctttaagtctttactgaagacttatctgcttcagtaggtcatatgagtTGGTGTAGTTCTGGCccagagtgtgaaggtgaaaCGGAAAGGCGTCTGGAGCAACGAAATCCGCCCTTGCTGTCTTTGCCGGCCGGTTTGTCCCCTCTCTCCAACTGGGATTCTCTGTCctcaacc contains the following coding sequences:
- the LOC112075469 gene encoding fibulin-2-like; translated protein: MACPPPVEQTLCQSALVLLLLSVSGSLGQKDCTGVDCPDLSNCIEERLEAGACCTTCVQTGCTCEGYQYYDCVHAGFKNGNVPEGQSYLVDFGSTECSCPEGGGRIGCHFMPCPDVPANCIEVSEPADGCVTCERIGCVHDNQKYEAGHSFHLVACEACHCPSDGGQLMCNPVPDCDPSNPGDPHKPMLATIQEGHPRRPTYPPIHPDLTQDTLRETERDRHAISPYNTQDKLRETERDKDIAISPYNTQDKLRETERQTCYTPYNTQDKLRRD